A window from Culex pipiens pallens isolate TS chromosome 3, TS_CPP_V2, whole genome shotgun sequence encodes these proteins:
- the LOC120417169 gene encoding uncharacterized protein LOC120417169: MESLDVISKRIDNLYQLVGSAPAGDASGQVENLTDSVLSAASFLPSASTGHLADGSARGSILEVFERKDELETYLDPSYLDEKQDIKAKEIYINTIANDLAGTFETLQKIKTLEPTLGAEYFRNLPDVSDQLSTMTTATAEQTRANEELEKSMVALMQRYNEIQTGLKDSLKGMNDRLDQLEQRLVDKKREDKDV, from the coding sequence ATGGAATCGTTGGACGTGATTTCCAAGCGCATCGACAACCTGTACCAACTGGTCGGTTCTGCCCCGGCCGGCGATGCCAGCGGCCAGGTCGAGAACCTCACCGACTCGGTTCTGTCGGCCGCGTCCTTCCTGCCGTCCGCAAGCACGGGCCACCTTGCCGACGGAAGCGCCCGGGGCAGCATCTTGGAGGTGTTCGAGCGCAAGGACGAACTGGAAACGTATCTGGATCCGTCGTACCTGGACGAGAAGCAGGACATCAAGGCGAAGGAGATCTACATCAACACCATCGCGAACGATTTGGCCGGAACGTTCGAAACGCTGCAAAAGATCAAAACGCTCGAGCCGACACTGGGCGCGGAATACTTTCGCAATCTTCCGGACGTTAGCGACCAGCTGAGCACGATGACCACGGCAACGGCCGAGCAGACGCGGGCCAACGAGGAGCTGGAGAAAAGTATGGTCGCGTTGATGCAGCGCTACAACGAGATCCAAACCGGGCTGAAGGATTCGCTCAAGGGGATGAACGATCGGCTGGACCAGTTGGAGCAGCGGTTGGTCGATAAGAAAAGGGAGGATAAGGATGTTTGA